A region of the Oncorhynchus nerka isolate Pitt River linkage group LG26, Oner_Uvic_2.0, whole genome shotgun sequence genome:
taaaacacttcagcgagcaggcctttctaattgaccttgacctcattccatcagtagaggatacctggttattctttaaaagtgctttcctcaccatcttaaataagcatgccacaTTCAAAAactgtagaactaagaacagatatagcccttggttcactccagacttgactgcccttgaccagaacaaaaacatcctgtggcatactgcattaacatcgaatagcccccgcgatacgCATCTTTTCagagaagttaggaaccaatatacacagactGTTAGGagagcaaaggctagctttttcaaacagaaatttgcatcctgtagcaaactccaaaaagttctgggacactgtaaagtccatggagaataagagcacctcctcgcagctgcccactgcactgaggctaggaaacactgtcaccaccgataaatctatgataatcgagaatttcaacaaggatttttctacggctggatatgctttccatctggctacccctaccccggtcaacagctctgcatccCCCAcaacaacttgcccaagcctcccccatttctccttcacccaaatccagatagctgttgttctgaaagagctgtgaaatctggacccctacaaatcagctgggttaGACactctggaccctctctttctaaaattatccgccgcaattgttgcaaccccttttACTAGCcaattcaacctctctttcttatcGTCTGAGGTCCCTAAACAtaggaaagctgccgcggtcatccccctcttcaaagggggagacactcgagacgcaaactgttacagacttatATCCATCCtaacctgcctttctaaagtcctCGAATGCCATGTTaccaaacagatcaccgaccattttgaatcccaccgtacattccctgctatgcaatctggtttctgagcgggtcatgggtgcacctcagccacactcaaggtcctaaatgataccataaccaccatcgataaaagacaatactgtgcaaccgtcttcatcgacctggccaaggctttcgactctgtcaatcaccgcattcttattggcagactcaacagccttggtttctcaaattgttggtacctctgtttgtctctatgggggttccacagggttcaattctcgggccgactctttctctgtatacatcaatgatgttgctcttgctgctggtgattctctgatccacctctacgcagacgacaccattcggtatacttctggcccttctttggacactgtgttaacaaacctccagacgagcttcaatgccatacaacactccttccatggcctctaactgctcttaaatgcaagtaaaactaaatgcatgctcttcaacggatcgctgcccgcacccgcctgcccatcactactctggatggttctgacttagaatatgtggacaactacaaatacctaggtgtctggttagactgtaaactctccttccagactcacattaagcatctccaatccaaaattaaatctagaatctgcttcttatttcgcaacaaagaatccttcacccatgctgccaaacataccctcgtaaaacttactatcctaccgatccttgacttcggcgatgtcatttacaaaatagcctccaacactctacttatccatttggatgcagtctatcacagtgccatcagattttgtcaccaaagccccatatactacccaccactgtgacctgtacgctctcgttggcttgccctcgcttcatattcgtcgccaaagcCACTGGCTCTAGGTCACCTAAAAGTCTttactaggtaaagccccgccttatctcagctcactggtcaccatagcagcacccacccgtgggatgcgctccagcaggtatatttcactggtcatcgccaaagccaactcctcgtttggccgcctttccttccagttctctgctgctaatgactggaacgaattgcaattggagacttatatctccctcactaactttaagcatcagctgttagagcagcttaccgatcattgcacctgtactcagcccatctgtaaatagcccacccaactacctcatccccatattcttatttatttttttgctttttttatttccttacctccctagtcttactacatttgcacacactgtataaagatttttctattgtgttattgactgtacgtttgtttatcccatgtgcaactctctgttgtttgtgtctcactgctttgttttatcttggccaggtcgcagttgtaaatgagaacttgttctcaaatggcctacctggttaaataaaggttaaataaataaacatatttttaaaagatctgcagagaagaatgggaaaaactcaccaaatacaggtgtgccaagcatgtagcgtcatacccaaggctgtaatcactgccaaaagtgcttcaacaaagtacttagtaaagtgtctgaatacttatgtaaatgtgatatttctgtttgtttttttaacacatttgcaaacatttctaaaaacctgtttttgctttgtcattattgtgtgttgattgatgaaaaaacaaacaatttaatacattttagaataaggctgtaacgtaacaaaatgtggaaaaagtcaaggggtctgaatactttccgaatgcactgtacataagaTGAGAAAGGGCAATAGCGCTGCTACAATTGGAAAACATTGAATTATTCATTTTAACTGATGAATTACAATTAAACAAGACTCATGGGGTACATTAAATCAATTGATGAACTCAGTAAAGGAGTTGCCTTCCAACAATACAAAATGCAGCTGAGAAATTTTAGCTTTCATCTAAAATTATTCAAACAAAAAGTCCCTAGCTCTCAGACGGATGAGCTTTATACAACAGGAATGTTGCTGGAATGAGGCTGAGGGGGGCAGCTTCCCCGTTCTCTCAGAGGAACTAACGCGTCGGCATGCCCAAATATGGAACGCGGATTTTCTCTTCGGAACTAAATACTCGATCCCACATTAgtatatcaatatatatatagttaataCATGGTGTACATTATGTGGTCTCCACGGTTACGTTAACCCCATCGCGGCATTGTACATCACATTTGGACACGGAACAATCAAATATAATTTCAGCAGAAAATTAGGCTAATAGCTATCCATGCTACATGCAATTCATCaaacaaacttgctttaaaattAACAAGTGAATTGCAACTCATTTTATATGCCTACAAAATATGGCGTCCACATAATATGTAGGCCTAGGCAGCGCAGTTCAGTTGTCTGATGGACAATGCCTATCAATTTGTAACCATGTAACAATGTGGACCGTGCAACATCAAAGTAACGTAGTCTACAGTAGTTACAATATAACAGTCAGATCACAAAACAACGTATATCAACAGCCTACAAACATGTTGACAAATTAGTCTACACGTCGTTGTGTATTAGTCTGCACAGCGATTTCAATAAATTAGGTGAAGAATGTATAGAAGTATATTCTTAATCCAGCCCTGCTTCACTGTTCACTTTTCTTGCCTACGTGAGCGTGTTAACGATAGGTTTTACAATCAAAGTAGTTCCTGGCAATCGCGTCATAATCATGACGTTACGTTGTTGGGCGTGCACAAATAGTTTCTATCCAATCAATTCCCTTTGCCAATCTTGACAGCATACATGTGGGCTGATTCGTTTTCCATGGCCAGTGCACCGGGTGGGAGGAGATGTTATTAATAGACCAATGGAATAGTCTAAAATACACAGACTACGCTCACCCGTGGCACCGGGCCATGCAACACGAACTAGCCCAATGTTTGGTGTGTATATAAAAAGGCATGTTACTAGCTGCTCACTCAGTGAATTTATCACATAGAACAACATACCCTGAACGCAACCTTATGTGTGGGTATAAAGGTTTTTCTTATAGAAGGTTGAAAAAGATCGCTCAAGACATTGGACCACGACAATACAGCGGTCATTCATCCGTTGACAGCCTTCGTGGACCACTGCTCTGTTCTACATCTTGGATTTTCCCTCACTTTTAGAAGTGAAATTCTTTTTAGTTTTGAACTTGGGTCATTGCTGAAAAAGAGGGGTGCTTGCGTTGATGCGTAGGCCTACGTTTTGCTGATACCGTCATTTGTTGACCAATATCCTGAGACTGTTTAAACAACTGGTAAGCTCACTTTCCTACGACTTTATATCTACAAAAATGGAGCAGCCTTTTTATCATGACGACTCTTTTATCTCGGCTTATGGTCACTCTGATGCTGCATTGCACGACTACAAACTCCTAAAGCAGAATATGAATTTGAACATGACAGAGCCATATCGCAACCTCAAGTCTGACTTGTACCAAGCAGCGCACCAGGACGTCGGGTCACTGAAGCTTGCTTCCCCTGAACTCGAAAGACTTATCATCCAAAACAGTAACGGTATAATTACTACTCCCACCCCAGGCCAGTACTTCTACAACCGGAGCATCACGGATGAGCAGGAGGGCTTTGCGGAGGGCTTCGTGAAAGCCCTGGACGAGCTCCACAAGATAAACCATATGCCCATGGCCCCGCCCAACGTGTCTATTGGAGCGGGTGGTGTGACGACCTGTTCCGCGGCGGCCTCTAGTGTCTTCGGCTCCTCCCTGCAGCCCGAGCCTCCAATCTACACAACACTGAACGCTTATTGTCCAAACACTAACCTCTCTTCTACATCCAGTTACCCCAGTACCACCATCAACTACTTACCGCCGCACCACCAGCAGAGCCATCACCAACAGACGTCGACGCACGCGTCACACCCCTTTCAGTACTCTCTACCTGGCGCTGGGGTCCATCCACAGCGCCTTGTGGCTTTCAAAGAAGAACCACAAACCGTCCCTGATCTACACAGCAGCGACGGTTCCCCGCCAATGTCCCCAATCGACATGGAAAACCAAGAGATAATCAAGGCCGAGCGGAAGAGGCTTAGAAATCGATTAGCAGCAACCAAATGCCGGCGCCGCAAACTGGAGCGCATCTCCCGGCTGGAGGACAAGGTGAAAGTTCTGAAGTCGGACAATGCTGGGCTCTCCAACACAGCGAATGTGCTTCGTGAACAAGTCGCCCAGCTCAAACAGAAAGTCCTGACACATGTTAGCAGCGGCTGTCAGCTGATGTTGACGAGCAAAATGGAGGCATTTTAaatggagaggcgagggcattaCGCAGAGTAATTCATAATTTAGAAGTGACAACACTGGAGGAATGTTCTACATGAACCGCACTGGAAGAGGCCGTATACCGGCAGGCTATTGTTGGTAATGACAATACGGCCGCAGGCTGTGTAGGCTGCTCTCATTTCGGGTAAAATACTGACAAATGGTACTTCCGGATGCTGGACACCGCACAAGGGACCATATATCCATATACATGACAACAGGAACAGCATCCAGACTGAACATAGACACTGACACTGAGTGACTAGAAAAACAAACCAGAGACCACTTGATAGGCTGGTTTTGATACCTAATCAATGGAAATGTTATGGTATTGTTTGTAATTTTGCATATCGTCATGCAATGCTGCATTCATTAAATGTTTAAGTTATTGTTTGCCAGGTTGATCCTGACAAATTAATATTTTTGTCATGTTtacaatgtattttttatttgtgcGATGTATATTTAAGTAAAGTCTCATGTTCAAAACGATTTTGGCTTCATGTTTGTCTATTGGTGTCATTATGCCATTCATGGTGTTTGATAAAAATGCGACATTGAAATTATATTGGTCGTTGAAGTATGATGTCTATATGCGCAGAGGATTTACTGAAGTCTAGTGTTATGCATAAACAACCACCTTACGCGTGTGAATCAAATGGCTAGTTTTCATTGAAGATGGGTTTAGGTCATGCTCCTTTACAATGAGAGATTCGATGCTATTAGACTACATTCAGGCCTTCTTGTCCAGAACGTCAGCGCGTTAACTTTTACGCACAGCGTGTCCATATAAGGACTCTTCTGGTAGAGATTACGTCACTGTGAGCGAAGCTTTATGGGAACCCCCGCCTCCCTCGCAAATTGGTTTCATTACACTTTGTATCAATAAGATGGTTTGGCACAATGGAATTTCCAATATTATTATTGAAACTAAGCTGGCGCATAGGGTAATAATTAAGAACTGCGCTAAGGAGCATAACAAGGGGAAACTAACTTTGACCAGATATGGACTTGGCACAGTCATAATTTCGCAAGGGTGATCAATAAATAACTACGGACAAAGTTCAGCCACTAACTTGACTATTTTAAATTGCAGTATGTTGTATATACATTTTTAATATGGCATGAAGTGGTCAACTACTAGACAAAAATATTCAAAGTCGTCCCATATTCAAGGTGTCTGTCCTCAGTCCATCAGTTCTCTAGTTGAATCATCTATTTGTATAAAGACTTATGGCCACCAGCTCATTCTGGGCACATTGTTTCCCACGATGCCTAGCCAGGGTAACTTAACATGGTGGTTGCGTACACACCACAGTTAAGACCGATTCGGGTCTTATATTTGAATGAGTGCACATGGAAGTGACAGTGGAATGCCGGGGGTGTTTAAAGATGCCACACCGCTTGGCAGAGCAGTAGAAGCGAGTGGGCATCTGGTGTGTTAGCGCATCTGTGTGTATGGATGGGTTGGGTTGGCATTGCCAAGGACAagaacattgtggggacatcaGAAAAATATGTGAGGGCCTGTTCTCTTTGAATTGAGTCAGGGATATGGGAAAAGTCCCAGTAAAGTTGAGTTAATTGAATATTAGTCATCATACATTATCTTCTTATCCAAACAGTTTTTTAAATTCAAGCCCTTCAAAGTTGGCAACAGTTGCAACTCCTGTTGTTTTGCGGTCTTTGGCAGACAGCGGAGTTATTGAGTATGCACAAGCTGCTCTCAGAAAAACAGGAGGGGAATTCTGTCCTGTTAAGCAGTTAATGATGTAGGCTACAGCAGCCAGCTAGGCAAACAACCCAGCCAGCCTGCTCTCCACATCCTTCAGCACACTTGAGAATAAAATAAAACCACTTCAAAAGAATCGCTGAAGGCTTGGGTTTTGACACACTTTCTCACTTCAGCTGTTTTGGAGAGAGGTTAAcactttttatttgtttttttatgcCCCAATATGGAAAATATCAGCTACGACACCTACGTGTATTCCATTTGTGTATCTTTCAGTTGAAATAGTCCTACTAGTATTCATAAAAACAAGTGCAGTTTCCACCGTTTCAATGTTTTAGTACAAAAAACTTGTGTaagatttatttattttgattttgttataaCACATACATAATTAAAATGTGATAGTCAAGAGCTAAGGTGTCCTAATTTAACACTTCTCTTTCCCATACCAATTTCTTGTACTCTTCTATTGTTTTCACTTCTCGACACATTGGTGGGAAcgtaaatgttccattgccagaTGGAACAATGTTTTTTGGATACTTGATTTCTCAGATCCCACCAAGGGGGAAATACATAAAAACATGGTGTTAACATGGTTATTTATGTATAGGCCTACACAACATGTATAAATACACACGCACAACCTGCCCATTTCAGCTTCTCGCTACCACAGCCCACAACCAACAATGTCTGTGGGAATATCTGTGATGCAAGTGATGACGTATGAAGATCTGGGGTGGGTTTATTTTCCTCCCCTCTAGCCCCCGTTCACTCCTACGGGCctcactctctcgctccatctcccaCATTTCTCTCGCATCATACATATTCCTCCCACCTCACCATGGCCATCTGAGCTTCTTTCAATAATTACATAACTCATTTCCGAGACATTTAGACCTACGTAGGACAATGCAGATTGAATGAGATTTTGCATGCTGAATGTCTAACTAAAAGGCGACACGGGTCTTCAATGGGAATcatctaaaacactactacaAACTTTTTCCATCTATCTCAAACCGAGGGAGGTAATCCCATAATTTTTTAAAGACAGTCAATTTGTGATAAGTAGGAGTCTACATAATGTCTGGTTTCTCAGTCCCATGTGTCACCAGAGGAGTAAGTTAAGTTGTAATAGAATGGAGGTGATATGCAGTGTACACTGTGCAGCTCACCATGAATGACCTCTGGAACACAGGGATCAGATTATAACCTCTTCTGAGACATGCAGGGTTCACTATCACCCTGGGAGATACAAGAATCAGTTTGGTCATAACAAGTGGGGTCATTCAAAAATAGAGAATGTTTATAATCTATTACAATATAAAATCTTTAAAAGGGCAACTACACTTCCTGATCTGGCCTCGTTTTTAGATTACCGTAGGTTAATTAAGAAATGCCAGCGGCCATGACTGAATTCAAAACATGAGTTGATATcagggtgtggtttgatgtgggtgtcttgtgtgtgtgtgttcgcaggTGGGAAGAGTTAACCAAACTATTTTGCCAATTAGCGGACTgtcaataaattacacaatgtaaatgCGAATATTTTCATGTTGTACACCTGTTAGTTCTCATCGTGTTTTACATTTTTGTATTAtcatttctacaatttatagttGGTTTGAGGTATTTAAGTCATTGACATTTGCAGCTATTGGATTTTTTACATATTgtcccatgtacattgtgtaatttagcaatggtccctaactagccccattGGTACAGCATATCCAAAGGCAACCCAAGCACAGGCATTACAATCTGGTAACTTCCAGCTGCACTCCGAATTAATGATTACTTGTGTACTGCCAGCTGTGGGCAGGATTGAAACAAACCCAACCTTAATTTACATTGTGATGCAGTCACGACCACAAGTCCCACAAAACTCAGTTTTAGATGAGACtatgaccaaaatgatcctatttacacaTTATACTAAATTTAGACAGCAGACTGAATGTTTATGACTCGATGCCACTTAGGCTGTTTTCTAAATAAGAAGTTGTTTTTAGGGGCAGTTGCTCTTTAAAACTAATTTGTTTTTATTGTATCAATTAACAAAACCTATACAAAACCAATGTGTTCCAGAAAAACAGGGACATTGCTTGTTGAATATGTGCATAGCACCATCTAGTGGTTAGTAACTAAAGCTTACTATTAACTCTATACAAGTGTTTATGTCATATTCCAATATAAAAGTACTGAATAAAACACTTGGTTTAAAACTATATTTTCTTTAAAAAGGCAAAAGCAACTTCCAAATGCCTCATCACTACAAACAAAACTAGAAAACAATTTAGCTAGAAATTCTGTTTTTTTTCTTAACATTCCAGTTCATACTCACATGGCACTGTTTGAATTgtaatcaaaacaaatcaaatgttatttgtcacatgcaccgaatacaacatgtttaccttacagtgaaatgcttaattacaagcccttaactaacaatgcagttttaattaAAATATGTGTTAAGTAGAAGTTAGataagttaaaaaataaaaataattagaGAACAGCAGTAAAATAAGCCCCGTGATGAAATCAACATCAAGCCTAATACACAAATGATATATAATTTTCAAGAACTCTCACAAAACACATCCCCACTGACAGTGTAGTTGACACAGAATCAATGCGATCAGCAGACTCAGTCAGTCAGCGATCCAGCTAACAACAGTAAGTGCTCAGTTAGTACCCTGTATAGACGTAGCACCTCTACGGAGATGTGGATGGATCAGTTCTGTTTGGAGAAAAACTCCTTGCTCTTCTGGATGTCTGGGACGATGGTGTCTCTCCCTGGTCTCCTTCCGGCTGGGCACAATGTAAAGAGAAACAAGTCACACATCTGCCCTGTGACCATACAGTGTATATCAAACACATTTGCTCactaaatgtactgtatattctaATAAGAATAGGAACTGAGGTGAAGAGGGGCTAGAGGTCAAGTAGCACTAGAGTGCATACAATGGAGTTCTATTGGTGCCTAACGATATGAGTCTCCTGCCATGTCCTGAGATGTCAGCACATGCTACTCTAAATCCCCAACctgctctctgtcccctcctcctcttaacCTCTCCAAACTTGTCAGTGTGCTGGAAGGCCTGCACCAGGCACAGTGTCTCATCCACAGAGCACGCTACTGGCAGGTCATTGATGGGGATCTGCCTCAGGATCTCCTTGTCACCAATCACAAACAGACCTCTGGACagtagtgtcatgacgttggcctgggggtaggtttatgacagtcataaatacccccccccccttttcctctctctaccctactgatgttacatttgcaaaacccttggttaacatagagattctgggaacatcagaaggtggggggaaattaactatattctggtaatccgaccaattgaacatatgcagtggtactcaatgaatatgatgtcagttcggttgtcatctgagacattctcatcaatgataagatgacataaactctacagtggaaagtctacacatcagagttatcggattcacatggaattgttgttcaatttaaacgTTTGAATATTAAatgattcgtgatgggatgaaatgtgattttagcttctatgTGAGATTTAggttttcataaggtagggctcggctcaatcagtggcccgcccctgtatACCACTCGCACCTCGGctcgcaggtagtataacttttcattacatttcattacatttcactatagcacaacggtttgatttgtctaatcttagcaatttctccttagctagctacatagccgtctttgtatcaaagataattgcgtaatcatcgtatttcgtcgtcctaacgtagtctacactgctatctgcccagcagctagccagctagccagctagctaacgtccaccgtctaccagttgtctttgctgtctttgctgtcttcgtatccaagataattgtgtagtttagagtgtgtagtcttagagtgattatcttaatttaccgaggttagctagccagctatttgtcgtccttaacgtaggagacactactagctagccaacagctagccaacgtctgccgaatagaacttcctcactcaacaacccggtcgcattccgcttcgctccacaggtagtatcacattttcatttcatttcattacagtacaacggtttgatttgtttgttcgtagc
Encoded here:
- the LOC115110602 gene encoding transcription factor JunB-like, encoding MEQPFYHDDSFISAYGHSDAALHDYKLLKQNMNLNMTEPYRNLKSDLYQAAHQDVGSLKLASPELERLIIQNSNGIITTPTPGQYFYNRSITDEQEGFAEGFVKALDELHKINHMPMAPPNVSIGAGGVTTCSAAASSVFGSSLQPEPPIYTTLNAYCPNTNLSSTSSYPSTTINYLPPHHQQSHHQQTSTHASHPFQYSLPGAGVHPQRLVAFKEEPQTVPDLHSSDGSPPMSPIDMENQEIIKAERKRLRNRLAATKCRRRKLERISRLEDKVKVLKSDNAGLSNTANVLREQVAQLKQKVLTHVSSGCQLMLTSKMEAF